A single region of the Candidatus Manganitrophaceae bacterium genome encodes:
- a CDS encoding gamma-glutamylcyclotransferase, translating to MIYFAYGSNMDHDQMQARCPGHKVIGVGRLSHYTLAFTRWSRSWNSGTADILPEQGKEICGVLFDLTLDDLKRMDKFADYPNSYVRQDVMVERPGAQQGERLPALTYVAIRQGAFLPSKAYLSKMIQGAEKNQLSAQYIQFLKSLRTHD from the coding sequence GTGATCTACTTCGCCTACGGTTCGAACATGGATCATGACCAGATGCAGGCCCGCTGTCCGGGACACAAGGTGATCGGCGTGGGCCGGCTGTCCCACTACACCCTTGCCTTCACCCGATGGTCCCGGTCGTGGAACAGCGGCACCGCCGACATCCTGCCCGAGCAGGGAAAAGAGATCTGCGGCGTCCTCTTCGACCTGACGCTGGACGATCTCAAGCGGATGGACAAATTCGCCGATTATCCGAACTCCTACGTCCGCCAGGATGTCATGGTGGAGCGGCCGGGAGCGCAGCAGGGGGAGCGGCTTCCCGCACTCACCTACGTGGCGATCCGCCAAGGGGCGTTTCTCCCCTCCAAAGCCTATCTCAGCAAGATGATCCAAGGGGCGGAGAAGAACCAGCTCTCGGCCCAGTACATCCAATTTTTGAAATCGCTTCGGACCCATGATTGA
- the gatB gene encoding Asp-tRNA(Asn)/Glu-tRNA(Gln) amidotransferase subunit GatB yields MKYEAVIGLEVHAQVLTESKIFCGCSTKFGQPPNSQTCPICLGHPGVLPVLNQKVVENAIRMGVATHCQIAPHARFARKNYFYPDLPKGYQISMYELPLAEHGYIEIAVNGATRRIGLTRIHMEEDAGKNLHEGIEAASHVDLNRAGVPLLEIVSEPDIRTSDEAVAYLKKLRQILIYTGVSDADMEKGNFRCDANVSIRPVGSEKFGTRAEVKNMNSFRFIQKAIEYEMVRQEKILEEGGKIVQETRLWDTKSGMTFSMRSKEAAHDYRYFPEPDLVPLAVDQKWIDTITATLPELPDAKRARFVSAYQIPDYDAVILTGSEGLADFFEKAVKAYPKPKIVSNWVMGDLLRELNNENKEIEQAPIRPEQLAAMLKMIEDGTISGKIAKTVFEEMYRSGADPEKIVQEKGLVQMSDTSALEGVIDEVMTANPKEVEGYRAGKEKLLGFFVGQVMKRSGGKANPGMLNELLKRKLAPK; encoded by the coding sequence ATGAAGTATGAAGCTGTCATCGGACTGGAAGTCCACGCGCAGGTCTTGACCGAATCGAAGATTTTCTGCGGCTGCAGCACGAAGTTCGGTCAGCCTCCCAACAGCCAGACCTGCCCGATCTGTCTCGGGCATCCGGGAGTCCTCCCGGTGCTGAATCAAAAGGTGGTGGAGAACGCGATCCGGATGGGGGTGGCGACCCATTGTCAGATCGCGCCGCACGCCCGGTTTGCGCGGAAGAACTATTTCTACCCCGATCTTCCCAAGGGATATCAGATCTCGATGTATGAGCTCCCCCTGGCGGAGCATGGCTACATTGAGATCGCGGTCAACGGAGCGACCCGGCGGATCGGACTGACCCGAATTCATATGGAAGAAGATGCGGGGAAAAACCTTCATGAGGGGATCGAGGCGGCGAGCCACGTCGATCTCAACCGCGCCGGCGTCCCGCTGCTGGAGATCGTCAGCGAGCCCGACATTCGCACTTCGGACGAAGCGGTCGCCTATCTCAAAAAGCTCCGGCAAATCTTAATCTACACCGGCGTCTCCGACGCCGACATGGAGAAGGGGAATTTTCGCTGTGATGCGAACGTCTCCATCCGCCCGGTCGGGAGCGAGAAATTCGGCACCCGCGCCGAGGTGAAGAACATGAATTCTTTCCGCTTCATTCAAAAAGCGATCGAGTATGAAATGGTGCGCCAGGAGAAAATTCTGGAGGAGGGGGGAAAGATCGTTCAAGAGACCCGCCTCTGGGACACCAAGAGCGGGATGACCTTTTCGATGCGAAGCAAGGAAGCGGCGCACGACTACCGCTACTTCCCGGAGCCCGACCTGGTCCCGCTCGCGGTCGATCAAAAGTGGATTGACACAATTACCGCGACCCTCCCTGAGCTTCCCGATGCGAAGCGGGCGCGCTTTGTCTCGGCCTATCAGATTCCGGACTATGACGCCGTGATCCTGACCGGCTCGGAGGGGCTCGCCGATTTCTTCGAGAAAGCGGTGAAAGCCTATCCGAAGCCGAAGATCGTCAGCAACTGGGTGATGGGCGATCTCCTCCGCGAGCTCAACAATGAAAATAAAGAGATCGAACAGGCGCCGATCCGTCCCGAGCAGTTGGCGGCGATGTTGAAGATGATCGAGGACGGAACGATCAGCGGAAAGATCGCGAAGACGGTCTTCGAGGAGATGTATCGGAGCGGCGCCGATCCGGAGAAGATCGTTCAAGAAAAAGGGCTGGTTCAGATGAGCGATACCTCGGCGCTCGAGGGGGTGATCGACGAGGTGATGACCGCCAATCCGAAAGAGGTCGAAGGATACCGCGCCGGCAAGGAGAAGCTCCTCGGGTTCTTCGTCGGCCAGGTGATGAAGCGCTCCGGTGGAAAGGCGAATCCCGGGATGTTGAACGAACTGTTAAAGCGGAAGCTGGCGCCGAAATAA
- the eno gene encoding phosphopyruvate hydratase, translating into MSQIADVHAREILDSRGNPTVEVEVFLESGAVGRAAAPSGASTGEREALELRDKDPKRYGGKGVLKAVENVHKKIRPEILGLFAEEQAVIDDLMIALDGTPSKRALGANALLGVSLAVAKAAAEERGLGLYRYLGGLTARELPVPMMNIINGGAHADNGLDFQEFMIIPAGAPTFSESLRMGVEVFHSLKAVLKKKGYTTAVGDEGGFAPAVRSHKEALELIMKGIEGAGYRPERDLLLALDAAASEFYEKGKYHLKSEGKALSSEEMIDYYAKLVDQFPIVSIEDGLSENDWKGWKLLTERLSRRVQLVGDDLFVTNEKILEKGIREGIGNAILIKLNQIGTLTETLNTIARAKQAGYRTIVSHRSGETEDATIADLAVGTGSGQIKTGSLSRTDRTAKYNQLLRIEEELGEAAVFRGKDLFKQS; encoded by the coding sequence ATGAGTCAGATTGCCGATGTTCATGCGCGTGAGATTCTCGATTCCCGCGGAAATCCGACCGTGGAAGTGGAAGTGTTTCTGGAGAGCGGCGCCGTCGGACGCGCCGCGGCCCCATCGGGCGCCTCCACCGGCGAGCGCGAGGCGCTGGAGCTCCGGGACAAAGACCCCAAGCGGTATGGCGGGAAAGGGGTTCTGAAGGCGGTCGAGAATGTTCATAAAAAGATCCGGCCGGAAATCCTCGGCCTCTTCGCCGAGGAGCAGGCGGTGATCGATGATCTGATGATCGCGCTCGACGGCACCCCGAGCAAGCGGGCGCTCGGCGCCAACGCCCTGCTCGGCGTCTCGCTGGCGGTCGCGAAGGCGGCGGCCGAAGAGCGGGGACTCGGCCTCTACCGCTATCTCGGCGGTCTGACCGCCCGGGAGCTGCCGGTCCCGATGATGAATATCATCAACGGCGGCGCCCATGCCGACAACGGCCTCGATTTTCAGGAGTTCATGATCATCCCGGCCGGCGCCCCGACCTTCTCGGAATCGCTCCGGATGGGGGTCGAGGTCTTTCACAGTTTGAAGGCGGTGCTGAAGAAGAAGGGATATACCACGGCGGTTGGAGACGAGGGGGGATTCGCCCCGGCCGTTCGATCGCATAAAGAAGCGCTCGAGCTGATCATGAAGGGGATTGAAGGGGCCGGCTATCGGCCGGAGCGGGATCTGTTGTTGGCGCTCGACGCGGCGGCAAGCGAGTTCTACGAAAAGGGAAAATATCACCTCAAGTCGGAAGGAAAGGCGCTTTCCTCCGAGGAGATGATCGACTATTATGCGAAGCTGGTCGATCAATTCCCGATCGTCTCGATCGAAGATGGTCTCTCCGAGAACGATTGGAAGGGATGGAAGCTCCTGACCGAGCGGCTGAGCCGCCGGGTTCAGCTCGTCGGGGATGACCTCTTCGTTACGAACGAGAAAATTTTGGAAAAGGGAATTCGGGAGGGGATCGGAAATGCGATCTTGATCAAGCTCAACCAGATCGGGACCTTGACCGAAACGCTCAATACGATCGCGCGGGCCAAACAGGCCGGCTACCGAACGATCGTCTCGCATCGGTCGGGAGAGACCGAAGATGCGACGATCGCCGATCTCGCGGTGGGAACCGGTTCCGGCCAGATCAAAACCGGATCGCTCTCTCGAACCGATCGGACCGCCAAATACAATCAGCTTCTCCGAATCGAGGAAGAGTTGGGAGAGGCCGCCGTCTTTCGGGGAAAGGATCTTTTCAAACAATCGTGA
- a CDS encoding septum formation initiator family protein, producing the protein MRNRTRGEIEQRRATMKRLFGAVALFINGYLLLSFLFGEMGLLKYIKMKQAYSQVNEENRTLRSDNEKLTRRIEALKTDRLTIERMARDRLGLAREGELIYEFYEPQ; encoded by the coding sequence ATGAGAAACCGAACCCGGGGAGAGATCGAACAACGGCGGGCCACGATGAAGCGCCTCTTCGGCGCGGTGGCCCTCTTTATCAATGGTTATCTTCTTCTCTCCTTCCTCTTCGGCGAGATGGGGCTGCTCAAATACATTAAAATGAAGCAGGCCTATTCCCAGGTCAACGAGGAGAACCGGACGCTTCGGAGCGATAACGAAAAGCTCACCCGCCGCATCGAGGCGCTGAAGACCGATCGATTGACGATCGAGCGGATGGCGCGGGATCGGCTTGGATTGGCGCGAGAGGGAGAGCTGATTTATGAATTTTATGAGCCTCAATAA